The Cucumis melo cultivar AY chromosome 6, USDA_Cmelo_AY_1.0, whole genome shotgun sequence genome includes a region encoding these proteins:
- the LOC127149759 gene encoding uncharacterized protein LOC127149759: MHAVRIRDRLFESTPIRRPYCLPSEKNQVHPFDCPNLSMHDDNDAGIALENVKTESVVFESHMSKMDSDERDDVPLARLLKKGLFSKDESTVADAPITSVHFDGSSSSKDIFVPTPGQPSSTNEDTGHSNHSPPVRSPVRTSSSVDVQPSILKPNLVGQSTDNVGENIVDNVDRNIADNVDENPNENVDDHVEPIDNSAPDDVEPNVNAPQTEFEQPCVEQRPKGKKSQQSVTVHIRGLKFKISPAVINRFLGDTVESGYTPLHPSNDVLASVVSGGALSIWPVNGISAVSLSIKYVILHEIGSANWFSSSHASSVSVALETFLYQICKDDSVDASLFIYNQLLRHVGTFGVKIPIPLPRFFSSLLVYLNDDILTPNDAPGPDPKTLSLSYMLFQGSYVPDIKHDMRPSRNSRMFDINDVDENVEGFFVHRDLASRIINTLTVECRALSTSINLLLDRRLEVDLLVQHLKTLIPSSSTDVLDQK, translated from the exons ATGCATGCCGTTCGAATAAGGGATCGTCTATTTGAAAGCACTCCCATTCGAAGACCCTATTGTTTGCCATCTGAAAAGAATCAGGTACATCCTTTTGATTGCCCAAATTTGTCTATGCATGATGATAATGATGCTGGTATTGCTCTTGAGAATGTCAAAACTGAATCAGTTGTCTTTGAGTCTCATATGTCTAAAATGGATTCGGATGAAAGAGATGATGTTCCACTAGCTAGGTTGTTAAAGAAGGGTTTATTTTCTAAAGATGAGTCCACAGTTGCTGATGCTCCTATTACTTCAGTTCACTTTGATGGTAGTTCTTCCTCTAAAGATATATTTGTTCCAACACCTGGTCAGCCCTCTAGTACAAATGAAGACACTGGACATTCCAATCATTCTCCACCAGTTAGGTCTCCTGTTCGGACCAGTTCATCTGTTGATGTCCAACCATCTATTCTGAAGCCTAATCTAGTGGGTCAGTCTACTGATAATGTAGGTGAGAACATTGTTGATAATGTTGATAGGAACATTGCTGATAATGTTGATGAGAACCCTAATGAAAATGTTGATGACCATGTTGAACCAATTGATAATAGTGCTCCTGATGATGTTGAACCTAATGTGAATGCTCCTCAAACTGAATTTGAACAACCTTGCGTTGAACAGAGACCAAAAGGGAAGAAATCACAACAAAGTGTT ACGGTGCATATTCGAGGCTTGAAATTTAAGATTTCTCCTGCTGTGATCAATAGATTCTTGGGAGACACTGTGGAATCTGGCTATACTCCTTTACATCCATCCAATGATGTTTTGGCTTCTGTAGTGTCTGGAGGAGCCCTGTCTATATGGCCTGTAAATGGGATTTCAGCTGTCTCACTAAGTATCAAATACGTCATTCTTCATGAAATTGGCAGTGCTAACTGGTTTTCCTCCTCACATGCTTCCAGTGTTTCTGTTGCTTTAGAGACTTTTCTTTATCAAATCTGCAAAGATGATTCTGTGGATGCTAGTCTCTTTATATATAATCAGCTTTTGAGACATGTGGGAACGTTTGGTGTTAAGATTCCTATTCCTCTGCCTCGTTTCTTCTCAAGTCTTCTGGTTTATCTGAATGATGATATCCTAACCCCAAATGATGCTCCTGGTCCTGACCCAAAGACATTGTCATTAAGCTACATGCTATTTCAAGGAAGTTATGTTCCTGACATAAAACATGATATGAGACCCTCTAGGAACTCACGTATGTTTGACATTAATGATGTAGATGAGAATGTTGAAGGATTCTTTGTTCATCGTGACTTAGCCTCTAGGATAATTAATACTCTTACAGTTGAGTGTCGAGCTCTTTCTACATCTATAAATCTGCTGCTTGATAGAAGATTGGAGGTTGATTTGCTTGTTCAACACCTGAAGACACTTATTCCTTCCTCTAGTACTGATGTTCTAGATCAGAAGTAG